The Candidatus Obscuribacterales bacterium DNA window AATACGAGCGATCGCCCAGTTCATCTCGACACCAAAGGCTGAGGGACTGGTGGGCTGATAGTGGTCAGGATTGAGGAATCCCGTTAAGGCCTCTGCGGTGCGAATGCCTCGCTGCCACAGCAGTTGAGCGGCAAATTGCCCAGAACTACTCACGTAGTCTTGGACGGTTTTCAGAAACCAATCGGGCACACTAGAGGCAGGCTGTAGCTGCCAATGAAGAGATGGGCCAGGCATAGCGATCGCAGGCGAGATAGGTTAAAAACAAGGGGTGCTCCCTGCTCTATCCTGATGGATCTGCGCCGGGTTGACCAGTATCTACAAATTTGCTGACCATCTTGCCCGAAATGAGAGACGTCCCTGCTGTATCTCTTTAGTAATTTGTGGTCTCTATCGCCAGATCAACTTCATCTGCAATGAGTCCATCTTGGATGCGCGTTTAGATCCCTGATGTGTGGCGATGAAATCAGGATGTGTCTCAAACGGTAGATGCAGCGTCACCCTACTTTTAGAGAGAAACCCGAGGAGACATGGTAATGAAACTCAGATGCCTTTTAACCGCCCTGTTGATGGCTGTATTGATGTGGGGAGCCCCAGCTTATGCCTTTCAGGCTGATGATCTTGACCAGCTTATTTCTACCCGTGCTTGTGTTGAGTGTGACCTACAAGACGTTGATCTACGAGGCTCCAATCTAAGTGGGGTCAATTTGGAAAAGGCTAATCTTTCCCGCGCTAACCTGATGGCGGTGAATTTAATGGGGGCAAACTTGGAGGGAGCGACGCTGGATGAGGCGTTGATGTTTGCCGTGAATCTGCTTGATGCCAATCTCCATGGGGTGAGTGTGTTTGGTACAGAGCTGGGTGGAGCCTATGTCTGCAACACCACCATTCCCAGTGGGCGCATTTCCAATCGCGACTGCGAGGCCGAGGATGAGTTGATCGATGAGCCTCAAGATGCTGCTTTGATGCAAGAGATGAATGATGCACTGGATGAGGCGGCCGATGATAAGGCGGTCGATGCAGCAAAGAAGGCGGCCGATGCAGTGCTGTTGGACGCCAATGATGAGGCTGACTCAGCGGTAGACAAGATGATGAACTAGCGCTCTTGATAAGACCTAGTCCCTTGAAGAGATACGGAGATACTCCTAACGTGGCATCTTCTATCGATAGAGGCTAGGCACGCCTAGTCAAGCTGATCTAGTCTAGAGTGCAGATAGTCTCGACAGACTGATTAGTTTTACTAGGAGTGACATTAACGATGAATTGGACTCGATCCATGATGACTTGGGTGCTAGTGGCGATCGCCGTTTTGGTGGTGGGCTGCGGTTCTGCGCCGACTAACGCTGGCCCCGTCTATACCCCCGAGGAGATTGCGCAAATCCAGCGGTATACCACTGAGGTTTCCGATCTGCGCGATCGCCTGACCGAGGCGGTGCCCCCCATGATTGCCAACGAAGAGTGGCTGGATGTTGAAACGTTTATCCATGGCCCCTTGGGAGAATTGCGAACCAAAATGGCATCGCTGACTCGCAGCCTAGAGCCCAAACTGCAATCCCAGTCTCAACAGACTGCGCGGGATGTTTTTGGGCATCTGGTGAAATTAGATGAGGCGGCTCGCGGTCGAGCTTCGGTCAAGGCAATTGTGAACTATAACGGTGCAATCGAGGATCTAGCCGCATTTCTCAATCAGGTACCCGCAGAGGTGAGGGGCACGGATGAACCGTCTGTATAGCCTGTGGACGGCTTGAGAACCTTCCAAACCCCGGTTTTGGGGTCGCGGTAGACCATGAACGGATTGGGGCGTAGGGGTTGGCTACAAACTTTAATCATGGCTGTTCCTCCTAGGGTAAAACCATTGGCAACTGAGCACGCTCAGTAGTTTGGGGTGCATAATGCCATTCTAGGAGGCTATTCAACGGTCTTGGGTGATCTGTCTAGCCCTTGGATATGATTTGTCTCACAGAAAAAGGCGATCGCCTTCACAATGTCTTTGCCGCTTCTTCACACAACCATTGCAGACCAAGAGCGATCGCCTGCCTTAGCCCTCTGCCTCAATCTCCCACGCGGCCTGGAAGAAATCTCGTTCACATTCCATGGCATAGCGATAGGCGGCATCTACAGCGGCTGTGCGGGGAGCCTGTTCCGCTAGGGTGGCAAGCTGCTGAGCTAGATCATCAAACTCAGGGCTGCTGTAGGTTCTAATCCAATCGGTATAGTCGTGCTCGGGAATGGCAGGCTGGGCGAGCTGCTGCCCCAAGTAGGCATAGAGTTTCATGCAGGGCAGCATGGCGGCAGTGGTGACGCTGGTATCCTGGCTCCATGCGGTGGCTAGTAGGAAATCGGTATAGCGGCGGGTGGCGGCCCCTGGTGTTATTTGCGTGAGGTCTACCTGCCAGGATTGGGCATAGCTCTGGTGCAGCCGCAGCTCGGACAACACCCCTCCCGCTAGGTCATGGAAGGTGCCAAATCCTTCCCAGGTGGAAGCCTTGGCAGCAGCAATGCTATAGGCCCGGGCAAAAGATTCTAGAAAAAAGGCATCTTGCCCAACGTAGTAGGCAAATTTATGGCGGGGTAAGGTGCCGCTGTAAATCCCTTGAACAAAGGCATTTTTGAGACAAGCGATCGCTAAATCTTGATTAGCCTGCCATAGATCCTCTGCAACCGACATCGTTCCTCCCTGATTCAACGTCCTGACGCCATACAACTAGCCATTAAAAAGGGTGAGCCCTAGCCCACCCTTGCTCATCATCTCAAGTTAGCACCGGTTGGTCTAGACGTTAGCAGCAACCTTAGCCTCTTGGACGAGATGTTCGTAGGTCGCGCGCATCTTGAGACCCACCAACACTTGGAATAGTCCGCTACCGTTGTTCGAACCCGGATATTCCTTATGCTTCAGCAGCAACTCGGTCATCTCGCCGTAGTGCTTCGTTGAGGTATTGCTGAGGTGATTCTCAATGTAGATGAGTTCCTCAAGCTTCTCAAACTGGCCGTCAACCTCTAGCACCGACACATTATTGCCGTAGTAGGTATCGGGGCCATAGAACATCCGAATGCCGGGGTAGGAACAGGTGAGTTTCCGTCCACAAGGAATCCAGTCGATGGTTGAGCCTTCATCGAAGAGGTAGACCGGCTCGAAGTCTTGCACACCTTCTTTTTGGATGAGGCGCACTCGCAGCACTTTGCGCTCTTCATCGTTGGGAATGAGCTTGGTGGGTAGGATTTGAATGACGACATCCGCATACTGCTTTTGGACGTCTACATAGGCTTCAAAGTCAGGGCGGCGGGCGTTGATGGAGGCCAAAATGTCTTCATAGGTGTGCCCACGCTCAGCCATATCTCGCTGGATCTTCCAAGAGATTTTCACCTCGTCGCTGATGTCGAGGTATACGCTGAAGTCCAGAAGCGATCGCACCCGTTCGTCATACATGGGGTGCAGCCCTTCAATTACCACAATATGGTTAGGCTCAACCCGCTCTGGCGGATCCAGTTCACCCGTTTCGTGGTTGTAGATGGGCTTATCGATCGCATTGCCCTCTTTCAGCGCCTTGATTTGTTCATACATCAAATCAAAGTTGTTGGCCTTGGGGTTCAGCGCCGTAACACCGGCCACCTTCCGCCCTTTGCGGTCAAGGCTATGGTAGTCATCTAGACAAATGACCGTCATCAACTCTTCCCCGAACAGATCCGCCAAACGGCGCAAAAAGGTTGACTTACCACATCCGGAATCTCCGGCTACGCCAATTAAGACAATGCGATCTGGCTTACTGCTCATAGGTACCTCTAAACACGAATGACAACGACTCAACACTCTTAAATCTGGAACAACAGCATCCCCGCAGAGCAATTCCCCCAAGCCAGCAGTTCCGCAAATTGTATTTCGCAAATTATACCGCTGAGCGTAGGCGTAAATATGATTGACGCCCAATTAAAAATCAAGTCTTTCCCAACCGTTTCAGAATCTTAGACGCAGACTGAGCGTCACTCAATCCAATTCTGAAATCACTGAGTCTTGACGTTTAGTCTTGACGCAGACCTGTCAAGTTGGTTAGGGAAATGCTTGAAATCGCCCAGGAATAACTGGTGAGTATTTAATACTATCCATTAATAGTTATGCTACCAGACTGATGCCTACCCCATCAAGACACAGATATGCCCTAGCTACATCTCATGGGGTAGATACCCTCATCTGGCTTCTGGCTAGGGCTAGGAATTCCACAAAGAATCTAAAAGTGACGCGCTGGCAACATTTTTCCCGTCAACTTTTCGATAATCTCAGTCGTAGTTCGTCTTGATCATGCAAGGCGAAATGATTCCTATGGGTTGAGAGATTGGGCGCGGTGGCGAAGGCAGTCGTTTGTGCGGTGAGGGCTGCCATGCTCTGAGAAGGTAATCTGTGTGGCGGAGGCATCGGCGATCGGGATGTATAGGTCAAGAATTGAGTTGAGATTAAAGCGTTTTGTGGATCAGAGAGCTTTATTCTGATAGCTTGATCTGTGGTGCAGTGTGGGTGATATATGCCCCGCGCTGTGGTAGGTTTGACTTAAAAACACCTAATTCTGATTGGCAATGTATAATCCAAGCGCAGCAGGCAAGGCTTCTAACACAATCTACGGGAATCGTCTTTTCGTATACGAGGTTGAAGGCCTACGTCAAAACCTCGAGGCAGACAAAGCAGACTACCCCATTCGCAAGAGTGGCAGTGCCTACATTACCGTGCCCTATGGTCGCATGAATCAGGAGATGCAGCGCATTACTCGTCTAGGCGGGCGGATTGTGAGCATTCGTCCCCTTAGTGAAATGAGTCGTGAATTGGCAGAAGCCAATAGCCCATCTTCGAGTGCAGCCCCTCAGCCCAGTCAGTCGGCAGGAGAGAGCAAGGCTATGACACAGGCGGCAAAGGCTGAAAAGAAAACCGAGGTTCCGGTCAATCTTTACCGACCCAAGTCACCTTTCATCGGCAAATGCATTAGCAATGAGCCGCTTGTGGGTGAAGACGGGATTGGTATTGTGCAGCATCTTACGTTTGACCTATCGGGTGGCGATCTGCACTACCTAGAAGGACAAAGTATTGGCATTATTCCTGACGGAACAGACGAGAAGGGCAAGCCTCATAAGCTTCGCCTCTATTCCATCGCTTCGACCCGTCATGGCGACAAGCTGGATGATCAAACTGTTTCCCTCTGTGTGCGGCAGCTTGAGTATAAGCACCCAGAAACCAATGAAACGGTGTATGGGGTTTGTTCCACCTATCTCTGCAATTTAGAACCCGGCGCAGACGTGAAAATTACGGGGCCGGTGGGCAAGGAGATGCTGCTGCCTGAGGATCCCGAGGCTAAGGTGATCATGATGGCTACCGGTACCGGAATTGCACCTTTCCGGGCTTACCTATGGCGCATGTTTAAAGAAGAAGAGCGGAAGCGCAACACGGATTATGACTTTAAGGGGTTTGCTTGGCTCATCTTTGGGATTCCGGTGACCCCCAATATTCTCTACAAGGAAGAATTGGAGGCCATTCAAGAGCAGTATCCCGACAACTTCCGTCTCACTTATGCCATCAGCCGTGAGCAGCAAAACCCAGATGGTGGTCGGATGTATATCCAGCACCGGGTGGCTGAATATGCGGATGAGCTATGGGGCATGATTCAAGATCCCAAGACCCATACCTACATTTGTGGATTGAAGGGTATGGAAGGTGGTATTGATGAAGCGCTTTCGGCTGCAGCGGAGAAGACGGGTGTCAACTGGTCTGACTACCAGCGCCAAATGAAGAAGGAAGGCCGCTGGCACGTCGAAACCTACTAAGCGATTCTATGTGGCAACATTCCAGGATGCGCAACTGCTCACTCAGGATGTTGCCCTAGGGGCTTGGCTAGGCAAGCTGCTTAATTTCAGGAAACAGAAAGGGAGCGATCGCCCTCGATCGCTCCCTTTTGCATGGAGTTTCAAGCTAGATTCAGGGCTCTCAGGAGGACATGACCTAGAGGGGACGATACACCCGATAGTTGATGTCGGGGAAAATATTGTCGATCGCCTCCACCTTCTCTAGCCAGCCGGAGTCCAGTTTGCCCTCTAAAATATCGTCCCGCAGCTTGTTGAAGCGCATCAAGTGCGATCGCGTCCGCCGTACGGCATAGGGCACCATGGTACCGGTGCGCATAATGAATGCCCAATCCGACGACTGGGCCAAGAGGAGTTCCCGAGCTGCCTGGTTGAGCGATCGCCACTCTAGATCATCGGCCGGTTCTCGCTTCGATAGTTCAATCATCCGCTCGGCGGCCTTATGCAGATGGGGATAGATCCAAGCATTGGTTTCATTCAGCCAATATTCATGGAAACCCCTAAAGCCCCAGCTCGACTGAGATGGCCGACAAACCTGCTGGGTGGGATGCTCCTGGAGATAATCGGCTAGGTGGGTCATTTCATAGGTGTTTTGGTCAAACCAGGTTTTGCGGAACAGGTAGTCGATAAACCACGGCCCCTCATACCACCAATGCCCAAACAGCTCAGCATCGTAGGGCGACACAATAATCGGCGGGCGCTGCATGATGCCGTGAAGGTGTTCCACCTGTTTCTGGCGATTCCACATGAAGTTACCCGCATGTTCTGCCGCCTTTTCCCTTGCCCAATAGGGGTCATACCAATCCTTGTCGCTCAGCCCTAGCCCCTTGCCGGTAATCTTGTGGTACTTGATGCCCACATTCTTCCGTTGCCCGTTGGGCATGATGTAAGGCTTGATGTATTCGTATTCCGCATCCCAGCCCAAGTCACGGTAGAACTCGCGATATTCCGCCGCGCCAGGATAGCCCACTACCGAAGACCATACCTGCTGGGAGGATTCGTGGTCACGTCCAAAGGCGGCCACCC harbors:
- a CDS encoding pentapeptide repeat-containing protein; the protein is MKLRCLLTALLMAVLMWGAPAYAFQADDLDQLISTRACVECDLQDVDLRGSNLSGVNLEKANLSRANLMAVNLMGANLEGATLDEALMFAVNLLDANLHGVSVFGTELGGAYVCNTTIPSGRISNRDCEAEDELIDEPQDAALMQEMNDALDEAADDKAVDAAKKAADAVLLDANDEADSAVDKMMN
- the psbQ gene encoding photosystem II protein PsbQ, giving the protein MNWTRSMMTWVLVAIAVLVVGCGSAPTNAGPVYTPEEIAQIQRYTTEVSDLRDRLTEAVPPMIANEEWLDVETFIHGPLGELRTKMASLTRSLEPKLQSQSQQTARDVFGHLVKLDEAARGRASVKAIVNYNGAIEDLAAFLNQVPAEVRGTDEPSV
- a CDS encoding TenA family protein codes for the protein MSVAEDLWQANQDLAIACLKNAFVQGIYSGTLPRHKFAYYVGQDAFFLESFARAYSIAAAKASTWEGFGTFHDLAGGVLSELRLHQSYAQSWQVDLTQITPGAATRRYTDFLLATAWSQDTSVTTAAMLPCMKLYAYLGQQLAQPAIPEHDYTDWIRTYSSPEFDDLAQQLATLAEQAPRTAAVDAAYRYAMECERDFFQAAWEIEAEG
- a CDS encoding phosphoribulokinase, producing the protein MSSKPDRIVLIGVAGDSGCGKSTFLRRLADLFGEELMTVICLDDYHSLDRKGRKVAGVTALNPKANNFDLMYEQIKALKEGNAIDKPIYNHETGELDPPERVEPNHIVVIEGLHPMYDERVRSLLDFSVYLDISDEVKISWKIQRDMAERGHTYEDILASINARRPDFEAYVDVQKQYADVVIQILPTKLIPNDEERKVLRVRLIQKEGVQDFEPVYLFDEGSTIDWIPCGRKLTCSYPGIRMFYGPDTYYGNNVSVLEVDGQFEKLEELIYIENHLSNTSTKHYGEMTELLLKHKEYPGSNNGSGLFQVLVGLKMRATYEHLVQEAKVAANV
- a CDS encoding ferredoxin-NADP reductase, which encodes MYNPSAAGKASNTIYGNRLFVYEVEGLRQNLEADKADYPIRKSGSAYITVPYGRMNQEMQRITRLGGRIVSIRPLSEMSRELAEANSPSSSAAPQPSQSAGESKAMTQAAKAEKKTEVPVNLYRPKSPFIGKCISNEPLVGEDGIGIVQHLTFDLSGGDLHYLEGQSIGIIPDGTDEKGKPHKLRLYSIASTRHGDKLDDQTVSLCVRQLEYKHPETNETVYGVCSTYLCNLEPGADVKITGPVGKEMLLPEDPEAKVIMMATGTGIAPFRAYLWRMFKEEERKRNTDYDFKGFAWLIFGIPVTPNILYKEELEAIQEQYPDNFRLTYAISREQQNPDGGRMYIQHRVAEYADELWGMIQDPKTHTYICGLKGMEGGIDEALSAAAEKTGVNWSDYQRQMKKEGRWHVETY
- a CDS encoding glycoside hydrolase family 57 protein — translated: MSIGYVALVLHAHLPFVRHPESDYVLEEEWLYEAITETYIPLLQMFDGLKRDGVDFKMTMSMTPPLVSMLQDPLLQERYDAHLAKLEELAEMEVERNTHNGHLRYLSEHYASEYNQVREVWERYDGNLITGFRNYLESNNLDIITCGATHGYLPLMKMYPQAVWAQVQVACEHYEQTFGRPAKGIWLPECAYYEGLERMLADAGLRYFLSDGHGILYARPRPRFGTYAPIYTETGVAAFGRDHESSQQVWSSVVGYPGAAEYREFYRDLGWDAEYEYIKPYIMPNGQRKNVGIKYHKITGKGLGLSDKDWYDPYWAREKAAEHAGNFMWNRQKQVEHLHGIMQRPPIIVSPYDAELFGHWWYEGPWFIDYLFRKTWFDQNTYEMTHLADYLQEHPTQQVCRPSQSSWGFRGFHEYWLNETNAWIYPHLHKAAERMIELSKREPADDLEWRSLNQAARELLLAQSSDWAFIMRTGTMVPYAVRRTRSHLMRFNKLRDDILEGKLDSGWLEKVEAIDNIFPDINYRVYRPL